The segment CGGCAGCCGTCTTCAACACCCACTCGTCTCGGGGTGAAGTCCTGGGTATCAGCCTGATCACACAGCAGGTCGAACCCATTGAAGAAACCACCATCTTCCAGCCGAGTGGAACGGGTCAGTTTGTCGATGTGAACTACATGGCGGTGGGCTTGCTCTACGCCATAAAATTCACAGACAAATTCTCGTTCAGTGCCAAAGCCAACTATGTGCAGGAAAAACTCTACACGCAAAAAACCAGCACATTTACCATAGACCTGGGCAGTCATTTCTACACCGGGTTTAGAAGCCTGCGCGTGGCAATGTCGTTCAAGAACTTCGGACCAGACCAGAAATCCAGAGAAGAGGCATTCTCCTACCTGATGCCCCTGACCTACAACATGGGCCTGGCAGCCGAAGTTTATGGCGAAAAAGGCGATCCGACCTATTTGACGCTGGCAGCCGAGAGCGTATTCCCCGTAGATTTCGAGCAACGCTATCACTTTGGAGCCGAACTCTGGGTCCAGAACATGGTAGCTGTGCGCGCGGGCTATAAGTGGAATTACGACCTCGAGTCCTTTGCCTTTGGCGCTGGTGTCAAGCAGACAGTGGGTGGGCGTACCTTCGTGGTAGATGTGTCCTATTCGCTGCTGAAGGATATTGACGGCGTGGCACTATTCGACTCGCCGCTGCGCATATCAATAGGCGGCACGTTCTAACGAGCGGCTATCGCAACTTCTGCGATGACCATAGTTTGTACACTTTTTGGGCGACTGCCGGGGTTGCACCCTGGCAATCGCCCTTTGTATTCTGTACAAAAAATGCCTGTAAATCAACGCGGGAAAACCTGGCCTCTTGTCGCGG is part of the Gemmatimonadota bacterium genome and harbors:
- a CDS encoding PorV/PorQ family protein, producing the protein MKQKNLILTAFLSLLLIASPALGLEYEGVTAIEGVKKVNIAGMQFLKIGQGARAVGMGDSYTAIADDINAIFWNGAGLTHVERFSYQANYTKWLAGTELYSAAAVFNTHSSRGEVLGISLITQQVEPIEETTIFQPSGTGQFVDVNYMAVGLLYAIKFTDKFSFSAKANYVQEKLYTQKTSTFTIDLGSHFYTGFRSLRVAMSFKNFGPDQKSREEAFSYLMPLTYNMGLAAEVYGEKGDPTYLTLAAESVFPVDFEQRYHFGAELWVQNMVAVRAGYKWNYDLESFAFGAGVKQTVGGRTFVVDVSYSLLKDIDGVALFDSPLRISIGGTF